TGCTTGAGCTGGCGGGCGAGGGAATCACCCTCGCCGATGCTCTGCTTCAGCGACGCGTCGACCTGTTGACGCATGATCGACCGCACGGCCGGGTAGACCACCAACGACGCCACGGCGAGCGCCAGCAGCACGACGAGTCCACCCGCGAGGCCAACCCTGGTGCGCAAGGTCATGGTTCTTCCCGTAACACGTATCCCAGGCCGCGCACGGTCTGGATCAGCCGGGGCTCACCGGCGGACTCCAGTTTTCCGCGTAGGTAGGAGATGTAGACCCACAGCTGGTTGGATGCGGGCCCGAAGTCGTAGCCCCACACCGATTCGAAGATCAGCTCGCGGCTCAGCACGCGCTGTGGGTTGCGCAGGAACAACTCCAGCAGCGAGTATTCGGTGCGAGTCAGCTCGATCGCCCGACCGCTGCGCTGCACCCGGCAGGTGGTGGTGTCCATCTCGATGCCGGCGAACCGCAGCACCTCCTGGACCGCGCCGGTGCGCCGCAGCAGGGCTCGCAGCCGTGCCCGCAGCTCGTCCAGCGCGAACGGCTTGACCAGGTAGTCGTCGGCGCCCGCGTCCAGCCCGGCGACGCGGTCCTCGATCAGGTCGCGCGCGGTGAGCATGAGAATCGGCGTCTGGTCGCCGCGGCGGCGCAGCCGTCGGCAGATCTCCAGGCCGTTCGGTTCGGGAACCAGCACGTCCAGCACGATCACCTCGGGCCGCGACCGGCCGAGCTCGTCCAGCGCCTGCACGCCGTCGGCCGCGAGGGACACCTGATAGCCGTCCCGGCGCAGCGCATGCTCCAGCGAGCGGCGGACGGCCTCGTCGTCATCGACTACCAGTACCCGCACGCGCCCAGTATGGAGCACACCACGGTGTCCGGACCGGCTGTTGGCCGGCCCGGACACACCAGCGGAGAGGATCACTTCCCGGTCGACGCCCCATCCTTGGGTTTGCCGCCCTCCTTCTTGGCGAACTCCTCCTTCACCTTGCGCAGCCCGACCAGCAGCCGCTGCGGGGTGGTCCCCAGGCCCTTGGCGATGGCGATGAACACCGGATCCTTGGTGACGTCTTCGCCCTTGCCGCCGACCTTGTCGAGGTCCTTGAACACCTGCCGGGCCCGGTCTTCGCTGATCTTCAGCTCGGCGGCCAGCAGCTTGACCGCCTCGACCGGAACGCCCGCATCCTTACCGGGAACGGGCTTGCCGGGTCCGGGTTTACCGGAGAGTGCCTCCAGCACCTTCTCCGCACGGGCAACCGTGATCTCCAGTTCCTTGGCGAACGCGGCGATGGCCGTGGCCTTGCCGGCTCCGTTGCCCAGAGCGCGTTTCAGGTTGTCCAAGGCGGTGGTCAGCTGCTTGACCGTCACGTGCAAGCTCGCGGCGACTTTGGCGAACTGCTCGTCGTTCGTCCTGCCTTCGTCCTTCTTGTGGTCGAGCTGTGCCGACGACGGAGCCGCCGGAGCCGCTGCCGACGCGGCGGCCGCGCCGGTCACCGCCGTCAGGCCGGCCACAATGGCAGCGGCGGCAAGTCTGGTCCGAATTCCCATGTGTGTCCTCGCTCGATGCAGGGCACCGGCCAATCCGGTGCCGCCCCCACCACACCAACTGCACTTCAGCGGGACTTTCACCCAACTTTGGAATCACCTAAGGAACATCGTCGCAGGGTTCCGACCGCCACTTCCCCGCGCCCATCAACCGAAACCTGCCGCCCTCCGGCGAGCCTACTTCAGGGTCGATGAACAGGTTCGCCGGGCTGAAAGCCGTAGATGACTTCCCTGATCTCTCGAACAGCGACCTTCACTTCGGACTTGGTCGGGAGCGCTGGTGAATAGTGGCGGCCGATCGGTTTGTACATGAGCGTGGCGGGCAGTTCGTCCCCGTTGGGGGACGGGACGGTGTAGCGGATGGGAAGTTCGACGAAGCCGACAGCCCGGAACGGGGCCGGGTCGGTCTTCGGTGCCACTTCGATGTACCAGCCTCGGGTGGTGGGTCGGTCGGCGAGCATCTGGAGCTCGACCTGGGCGATCGTCGGGCGCAGGGCGCCGATGCCGCGCAGGTCGTCGGTGAACAGTCCGTAGCCGCCGAATCCGGCGGTGGTCAGGGTAAAGAACGTGACCAGGCCGGCGACCGCGGACGTGGGTGTGCGTCGTAGCGTCCAGAAATGCAGGGGTACCGGGTATTCCTGGGTGAACTCCGACTCGGGGATGCCGTACTCCGTGGTACCGAAGGCCGTGCGGTAGAGAGCCATCGCGGCGGTCCAGTCGGGGTCCGTCGGCGCGGTCAGTGGCCGCGCGTGCGGGATCGGATGTCCTATGTAGCGCGCGAGGGAGAACATTCCGACGGATCCGAGCGTGGCCAGGTGAGCTGCGAGCGCCTGGAACTCGGGGCAGCGCTCCGGATCCTCCACGCGCATGGCCCAGCGGACGTAGTCGGCCACGGCCGAGCGCACCGTCCGCGGCGTGCACGGCTCGCCGAACGTCTTGCAGATGAGCAGCAGGTTGGTGACCGGTTCCTGGGCTTCGGACAACGCCGGCTGGACGTAGGGCAGGTCCAAACCGCGGAAGCCCCACCGGTCCCAGACCAGCGCGCGATCGGCCGGGTCGAGGTTGTCCGGCGCCCCTGTCGGCAAGAAGGGGTCGTTGATCTCGGCGAACACGTGGGCAAGCGGTGCGCCGGCACCGGCCGTGGCATCCGATTCGAGGACACGTTCGGTCTCGGCGAGGATGGCCCGTCCCACGCCTGCGTTGCGGAACGCGGGAACCACCATCAGGAACTCGATCATTCCGGCATTGGGCCCGGCGAAGTAATCCACTACCGAGCAGCCCACCGTCACACCATTCATCGATGCGAGAATGATGTGGTAATTGTTGTGCCCGTACCAGCCCTGCTCGCGCAGCCGCAGGTACTCGATCATGTTGGCCAGCGATTCCCGCTCGTCGGGGTCGGGAAATTCGGCGGCGTAGTGGTCCTGGTAAAAGACGGTGAGCAGTGCGATGTCGGCGTCGGTGGCGGTGAGGTCGTGGAAGCGGATCAACCGACCAGCACCTCCGGGTATCGCCGATCGATCGGCTGGGGACCCGTCCTGCTCACCTGGTCCTTCTGGTAGCCGGACACGGTGTTCGGGAGCTTGCAGGCCGCATGCGCGACGCGGGCCTTACCGGTGAGAGCAGTACGCATTCGGTCCCGGCGGCCCTCGGCGTCCAGCCGGGTCAGCCAGGACTCGGCGAACAGCAGCTCGCGCATGGACTCGCCGGGCGGGGCAGGGTACCTGATCGGCTCACCACAGCCACATTCGTCGATCGCGCAGGCGAAGCTCAGGATCAGATCGGGGTGCTCGCGCAAGATCGACTCCAGGGACGTGCGCACCTTGCTGGCCAACTGCCGCTTGAGCATCAGGTATGTGGAGTCGTCGGCCACGTTGCCGTGCTCGAAGAACGTCAGCATGTTCTTCCACGGTTCGCTGTGCCTCGGCCGCCCATCGGCGTCGCAGAGAACGATGATCACCCAGATGTAGGCGGAGTAGTAGATGCTCTCTGCCTCACTCGGTGCGTTGATCGGTGCGCTCGCCTCCAGCATGAGCTGGTTCTGTTCGCCGCGCAGTACCTCGGTCTGCGCGCTGCACAGCTTCAGCCGATCGAGTGCGGCCGTCGTCTTGATCACACCGGTGACCTGCCAGCCTTCGGCAAGGACCACGTGCCCGCCGCGGGCTACCCGAGGCGGATGGGGTTCGTCGGCGCTTCGAACGGCGAGCGCAATCGAATTGCTCTCGTCTCCGTAGCCGAGTTGCATGACATTGTGGCCTCCCCAGCGCTTGCACGTACCGAACGGGATGCTCGGACCCCAGGTCAGCCAGCACGTGAACAAAAAAGCCTGAAAACTGCGGATGTCCCCGAGGCTGTCGTCGAGTTCGTCGACGGTCGCGCGGTGGCCTTCGATGAGTTTGGGCCAGTCTTCGTCGTATTTTCCCAGCAGTCCGGAAAGCAACTGCAAGGGCGCCACGAAGGCTTCCTGTACGTGTACCTCGGACATGAAGACTTCCGGGTTTGCGTCGACCTTGGCGTTTTCGGCGAGTCGGACCCGGAAGTAGCCCATGATTTCATCTTGTACGTCCGATATTGCGAAGCAGGTATCCACGACTATCTTGTTCTTGTCGGACTTCCTCATCAGGTTGTCGGCCAGCGAGTCGATCTTGCGATGCCATTCCCGTAGCGATTTCCGGTAGTCCTCCAGGTCCAAGCGAAAATCGGAGCGGCGCCGGTACTCCCAGCGGTCGGGTCGTTCCGGCCGGGGATGCAGCAACTCGGCCTCGACCCGCATGCAAGCCGCTCGGTAGAGCTCCGTGCGCGAGCGGCCGTAGCTGAGGAATGTCAGCACCATCCAGGTTGCCCGAACAAGCCGGGTGATCTTGAACCTTCGATGGATCGTGCGGTTGAGCAGTCGGATCGTGGGTCTGAGGTATGCCAAGAAGACGAAGAGCCCGGCGAGTGTGGGTAGCCCGACCTGGAACAGCGTGTCGACGATCTCCATTTATTCCCCACAACCTATGAGCCTGCTCGGAGACAACGGCTTCCCTGGGACAAGGCGACCCGAATGGTGCGCGTGCGCCGCGGGCAGGCCAGGCTTGGTCTGCTCATGCTCAAGCATCGTGATGACTGTGTCCGTTGTTACAAAATCTTGAACTGATGACTGCTCTCGCAGCTGCCGTCTCGTCTCGCACTTCACGAAAGGAACAGCTGTCGGACGCGCAGTACGCCGGTCAGCATCGGGAGGGCGAACTCGCCGCCGGCGGTTTCGGGCCTGCTCGCGAGGAAAGTCCGGATCCGGCTCAGCGTGACCTCCCGTTCCCGCTCGGCCATGACCAGCACACCCGCACGGGTGGCGAGCGTCGCGACGAGGGAGTCGGCGGTGCGACGCTGCCTGTGCGGGAACTCGGCCTGCTCCAGGGAGCCGAACCCCACACCCGGGCCGGTGCCGAGGGGCAAGCCGGCCGTCGCCGCACGCCAGCTGCGGAGCGTGTCACGCGGGCCGATGACCGCGCTGCCGCTGAACCGCGCGAGACCGGCAACCCAATCGACCCGGTCGTCCATGACGTTCCAGAGACCGGCCAGCACGCCACCGGGTGCGAGAACCCTTGCTATCTCGGGCGCCGCAACGGCCATGTCGAACCAGTGCATGGCGTTGCCGGCCAGCACGGCATCGACGGACGCGTCCGGCAGCGGTATCGCCTCGGCACTACCCGCAAGCGCGCGGACAGCCGGCAATGCGCGGCGTAGCTCGGTCAGCATCGCCGGGTCGGGTTCCACCGCGATGACATCGGTGTCCAGCGCAACCAGCGTGCTGGTCAGCTTGCCGGTTCCGGCCCCGAGGTCCAGCACGCGCGATCCGGGCGCGGGCTCCAGCGCCCACCGCACCGCAGCCGACGCGTAGTCCGGACGGTGCTCGGCGTAGGCACCTGCCGCGGCGCCGAAGGACGAGGCATGGAGGTGCTGAACTTCTGGTCCCATCCAGTCACCCTATTGCCGCTCGTCGGCGTGACCGGACACGGATTTGTCGGTGTTCCTCCGAGAGGTGAGGTCAGCCCTGACGGTGCGGGTCGGTGATGTACAAGGGGTTGCTCTCGGCCAGATCGGTGAGCACCGCCGCTGTGGAGGTCTCGAGCATGCGGGTCTTCTCCCGGCTGGAGACACCCACGGCTTGGAGGAAGGTGACCTTGCCGTTGGGGGTTTGGATGCACCCCAGCTGTGGGTCGAGCGTCAGGGCGTACACGGTCAGCTCACTCGGCGGGGCGTCGGGCAGGTGTGGGTGGCCGGTGATCGGTTGCCGTAGGTCGATGCGGTGTCCGGGTTCGAGGAGGACGTCGTTGGTGTTGACGTGCTTCGCGAGCTGGTTGAGTATCGCAAACGGCCACTCTGGGGGCTCGGTCTCGGTGCCCCGGACGGTGCGGCAGGTGAGTTCGAATCCCCAGCCCGACCATTCCGGGTCGGCTTCAGGGGCTAGCTGGTACAACTCGCTCAAGCCGTAGGTGATGTAGTGCCAATGCCGGTCGGCCGGGTACGCCGAGCAGCCCTGGAGGCCTGCTCCCTGGAACCCTCGCGGCGGGAAGTAGCCGACGTGCCGTGGCTCCACGTCGGGGTACAGCTGGGCCAGAGCCGCGTCAATGGCGTCCCAGCCCGGTGCGTCCTCGGTCTCCGTCACCTCGGCATCATCGCCGACAGCCTTTGCGCCCCTCCCGGCGCACTCGACTCGGCAGAGCCGGATGTCCACGATTGCTCGACCAGCGGCCTGGCCGACGCCGATCGCACGGTGGCTCGGGCGGCGTTGCACGGCAGTGATCGACCGTCTTCAGCGCCAGCCGAGGTCGGCCAGCTGTTTCTCCGCATTTCTCGGGGGCCAGACGGTCACCTTGTCCAACCGGCCTGACGCGGTTCGGAATTTGAGGCCGCGGCCGAACGGGAGGCCTACCCACGACAGTCCGATGACCTCGGCGCGAGTGATCCGGATCGGTTCGACGTGGCGGACGCGCAGCTCGATTTGGCTGCGGCTGACCAGCAGGCTGGCGTATGGCCACGTTGCGTTGAGGTGGTTCACCGAGGCTCCGCCCCGAAGGACGAGGTCGTAGTCCTCGTCCCGCAGCGCGGCGAACTGACGTGCGTGAGCCGGGTTCGGCGGCGGGACCCGACCGAAACCTTCGAATTTCTCCGGCCAGCGAAACCTGATGACCAGCATCACCACGGCAAGAGCCCCGAACACCAGCAGGGCGATCCCTTCGCCAGGTCTCATCGGCGTCCCTCCTGCATCGCCGGTGAAGCCGAGATGCTTCCCGGATGATCATTGATTCCTGTTCCGGACAAGATCGTGCGTCACCGTCCCTCAATGCCGGCGAGTCAGCCACCACAAACACAAGGCCGCCTCGGGCAGCCAGGACCTCGACGACGTCATGCCTCCAGCACGCCAGCAAGGCCGCCACGGTTGCCCGGCGGCCCGAAAACGCTTGCGCCGACGTCTTTGCCCAGGCCTTGCCGAAGGTGTCCGCGTAACGCGCGGTGAGTGTGGCGGCAAACGGGTCGCGAGTCGAGGACGACCTGGATACCCTGCCAGTCCTATGCCGTGTCGAGCGGGAGGGCGGAGGCGATTCCAGTGCATGAGCGCGCAATCATCATCAACGAGCTGGCGCAGGGCCGGCGCTCGACCGCGTTCGGTGTCGGTTGGTTCAGTGCTGTGGCAGGTAGCGAGCAGCTCGCCGTACTGGAGGAGATCGCCGGCTACTGCATTCAGGCACGGGCGACCACCGACGACGTTCAGGAAGCAATTCGGCGAGCGGAGCTGAAGCCCACCTACACGCCGGCCGTCCTGGCGGTACGCGGCCCCGTGCACGTGCAACTGCCGAAGATCACGATTCTCCCTGCCGCCGAGCGGGTCAAGGCGTTCCGCTTACTGATCGCGCTGCTCGGCATCGCCGACGGGCGGCGGCGTGCCGTGTTCTGCAGTCAGGGCTGCAGTCATTCTTGGCATCGGCTGGGTTCCACGCTCGCAGGCTGAGCTGCCGAAGTGGGCCGTTGGAACTCGCCCTCGGCGGCCTGAGCGTGTTCGGAATGATCTCGCGGATGTCACAGCGACCAGTTGTGTAGCCTCGGCAGCTATGAGCTGGCTGCCCGACGATTTCGTCCACCCGGTCTACACGCCCGTGCCCGACACCGGGCTTCACCTGCGGCCGATCCGGGAGGCGGACACCGCTCTCGATTACCCGGCTGTGATGGGCTCTCGGGAGCGGTTGTGGGGGATCTTCGGTCCGGCCTGGTCTTGGCCCAAGGAGTCGATGACGTTCGAGGAGGACCGCCTCGACCTGTTGCGGCACGAGAAGGAGATAGCCGCGCATCAGTCGTTCAACTACGCGCTGCTGGACGAAGAGGAGACCGCGATCCTCGGTTGCGTGTACATCGACCCGCCCGAGCGCACCGGTTCCGACGGCGAGGTGGCGTGGTGGGTGGTGGACGACCTCGTCGGTAGCGAAGTGGAGCAAGCGCTCGACGCGCTGGTACCGCAGTGGATCGCCGCCGACTGGCCCTTCCGGCGGCCCCGCTTTCTGGGTCGCGACATCGACTGGCAGGACTGGCTCGCGCTGCCGCCCATCTCGTGACACATCCGAAGCGGTAGCTGGATCGCGCCCCGCTGAAGTTCCTCGCATCGTTGTGTGGTCCTTGTTTTGTCCAGTGGGAAGCGGCCATTCGAGTGAGAACAGCCCATCGGAGTGTGAACCACGTTCATCATTGTCCGAACGGTGATCTCGTGCGGGACCGGCGGGGGCAGGGTGATGACGAAATCGACGGCAGCGGTTCACCGTACGATCG
The window above is part of the Amycolatopsis camponoti genome. Proteins encoded here:
- a CDS encoding suppressor of fused domain protein; this encodes MTETEDAPGWDAIDAALAQLYPDVEPRHVGYFPPRGFQGAGLQGCSAYPADRHWHYITYGLSELYQLAPEADPEWSGWGFELTCRTVRGTETEPPEWPFAILNQLAKHVNTNDVLLEPGHRIDLRQPITGHPHLPDAPPSELTVYALTLDPQLGCIQTPNGKVTFLQAVGVSSREKTRMLETSTAAVLTDLAESNPLYITDPHRQG
- a CDS encoding N-acetyltransferase, coding for MSWLPDDFVHPVYTPVPDTGLHLRPIREADTALDYPAVMGSRERLWGIFGPAWSWPKESMTFEEDRLDLLRHEKEIAAHQSFNYALLDEEETAILGCVYIDPPERTGSDGEVAWWVVDDLVGSEVEQALDALVPQWIAADWPFRRPRFLGRDIDWQDWLALPPIS
- a CDS encoding GNAT family N-acetyltransferase, which produces MIRFHDLTATDADIALLTVFYQDHYAAEFPDPDERESLANMIEYLRLREQGWYGHNNYHIILASMNGVTVGCSVVDYFAGPNAGMIEFLMVVPAFRNAGVGRAILAETERVLESDATAGAGAPLAHVFAEINDPFLPTGAPDNLDPADRALVWDRWGFRGLDLPYVQPALSEAQEPVTNLLLICKTFGEPCTPRTVRSAVADYVRWAMRVEDPERCPEFQALAAHLATLGSVGMFSLARYIGHPIPHARPLTAPTDPDWTAAMALYRTAFGTTEYGIPESEFTQEYPVPLHFWTLRRTPTSAVAGLVTFFTLTTAGFGGYGLFTDDLRGIGALRPTIAQVELQMLADRPTTRGWYIEVAPKTDPAPFRAVGFVELPIRYTVPSPNGDELPATLMYKPIGRHYSPALPTKSEVKVAVREIREVIYGFQPGEPVHRP
- a CDS encoding DUF5958 family protein — protein: MHERAIIINELAQGRRSTAFGVGWFSAVAGSEQLAVLEEIAGYCIQARATTDDVQEAIRRAELKPTYTPAVLAVRGPVHVQLPKITILPAAERVKAFRLLIALLGIADGRRRAVFCSQGCSHSWHRLGSTLAG
- a CDS encoding class I SAM-dependent methyltransferase codes for the protein MGPEVQHLHASSFGAAAGAYAEHRPDYASAAVRWALEPAPGSRVLDLGAGTGKLTSTLVALDTDVIAVEPDPAMLTELRRALPAVRALAGSAEAIPLPDASVDAVLAGNAMHWFDMAVAAPEIARVLAPGGVLAGLWNVMDDRVDWVAGLARFSGSAVIGPRDTLRSWRAATAGLPLGTGPGVGFGSLEQAEFPHRQRRTADSLVATLATRAGVLVMAEREREVTLSRIRTFLASRPETAGGEFALPMLTGVLRVRQLFLS
- a CDS encoding response regulator transcription factor → MRVLVVDDDEAVRRSLEHALRRDGYQVSLAADGVQALDELGRSRPEVIVLDVLVPEPNGLEICRRLRRRGDQTPILMLTARDLIEDRVAGLDAGADDYLVKPFALDELRARLRALLRRTGAVQEVLRFAGIEMDTTTCRVQRSGRAIELTRTEYSLLELFLRNPQRVLSRELIFESVWGYDFGPASNQLWVYISYLRGKLESAGEPRLIQTVRGLGYVLREEP